One window from the genome of Streptococcus parasanguinis encodes:
- a CDS encoding ADP-ribosylglycohydrolase family protein, with translation MLGAIVGDIVGSVYEWGNIKTKDFPLFREDCFFTDDTVMTCAVAEAIMNGGQKDDFIDAMKKYGRMYPDAGYGARFRNWVDGDDREPYNSFGNGSAMRVSPCAWIMDCGFFARTGTWPSIRNLARISAEVTHNHPEGVKGAMATSDAIFLCRYYFGGYCGDYEQPINDHPIECKKRIKEYIEKDYGYNLSQSLDDIRPTYRFNETCQNTVPQAIIAFLESTDFEDAIRNAISLGGDSDTLAAITGSIAEAAYGIPDWIKEKAYTYLDEPLKDVLRRWEQEVSIS, from the coding sequence ATGCTAGGAGCAATAGTTGGAGACATTGTAGGTTCTGTTTATGAATGGGGCAATATTAAAACGAAAGACTTTCCATTATTTCGTGAGGATTGTTTTTTCACTGATGATACGGTTATGACCTGTGCTGTTGCAGAAGCCATTATGAATGGCGGTCAGAAGGATGACTTTATTGATGCCATGAAAAAATATGGTAGGATGTATCCTGATGCAGGTTACGGTGCAAGATTTAGGAATTGGGTTGATGGCGACGATCGAGAACCTTATAATAGCTTTGGAAATGGCTCTGCCATGCGTGTATCTCCTTGTGCTTGGATCATGGATTGTGGCTTCTTTGCACGAACAGGTACTTGGCCATCTATTAGAAATCTTGCGAGAATTTCTGCAGAGGTGACTCATAACCATCCAGAGGGTGTCAAAGGAGCTATGGCGACGTCTGATGCTATCTTTCTGTGTCGTTATTACTTTGGAGGCTACTGTGGCGATTACGAGCAGCCAATCAATGATCATCCTATAGAGTGTAAAAAACGCATCAAGGAATACATAGAGAAAGATTACGGATATAACCTTTCTCAATCACTCGATGACATTCGTCCTACTTATCGTTTTAATGAAACTTGCCAGAATACGGTACCTCAGGCCATCATTGCCTTTCTTGAAAGTACTGATTTTGAAGATGCTATTCGAAATGCCATTTCTCTTGGTGGGGATAGTGATACTCTTGCTGCCATCACCGGGAGTATAGCAGAGGCCGCATATGGTATCCCTGATTGGATTAAGGAGAAAGCCTATACCTATCTAGATGAGCCTTTAAAAGATGTGCTCAGACGATGGGAGCAAGAAGTTTCAATAAGCTGA
- a CDS encoding alpha/beta fold hydrolase — protein sequence MKFHEFGDKNLPSILLIHGGGSSWWNYLRQARILSEEYRVILPNLNGHGEEYQLDYVSTEDSALEILDYIKENCGGKLFAIGGVSLGGQIAMELLSLDSEIAEKAIIDGSLCIPQPGLAKLSIFLVSLFGKLMFSKFSCKLQLNMMNKLYPKLAYPLEIKAYYLEDLPRTSIKTLVTIYKTYMGRYKLKDTISASKAQVLYIYGEKELNCVKASAKLFQQLHPNTILYEAKGYNHGYLSAYLPQEWIDLVVPFLKSDSLEMFNESDM from the coding sequence ATGAAATTCCATGAATTTGGTGATAAGAATTTGCCTTCTATCTTGCTGATACATGGCGGTGGCAGTTCTTGGTGGAATTATCTTCGTCAAGCACGGATCTTGTCAGAAGAATACCGTGTTATTTTACCTAATTTGAATGGCCACGGCGAAGAATATCAACTTGATTATGTTTCTACGGAAGATTCTGCTTTGGAGATTCTAGACTATATCAAAGAGAATTGTGGTGGAAAGTTGTTTGCGATTGGTGGTGTTTCGCTTGGCGGTCAAATTGCTATGGAGCTTTTGTCCTTAGACAGCGAGATAGCTGAGAAAGCCATCATAGACGGAAGCCTCTGTATTCCTCAACCAGGGTTAGCTAAACTCAGCATCTTTCTAGTATCACTATTTGGTAAACTGATGTTCAGTAAATTCTCTTGTAAACTTCAATTAAACATGATGAACAAACTCTATCCTAAACTGGCTTATCCATTGGAGATAAAAGCATATTATTTGGAGGATCTGCCAAGGACGTCTATCAAAACATTAGTGACTATTTACAAAACCTATATGGGGCGTTACAAGCTGAAGGACACGATTTCTGCTAGTAAGGCGCAGGTTCTGTATATCTACGGTGAAAAAGAATTAAACTGTGTGAAAGCATCGGCGAAATTATTTCAGCAGCTCCATCCCAATACGATCCTGTATGAAGCTAAAGGCTATAACCACGGCTATTTATCAGCTTATCTACCTCAAGAGTGGATTGATTTGGTGGTGCCATTTTTAAAGAGCGATTCATTGGAAATGTTTAATGAATCTGATATGTAA
- a CDS encoding DMT family transporter, whose protein sequence is MEKNKLKAIMFAFLAAVFYAINVPISKVLLQYVGPTTMAALLYLGAGIGIGMMSLFNKKDREKAESLTKAELPYIVGMIVLDIAAPIFLMLGISYGSSANASLLGNFEIVATTVIALILFKEAVTKRLWLAIGLITLSSILLSFEGTDSFHFSYGSLLVIMATVCWGLENNCTRELSSKSTYQIVMLKGLCSGLGALVIALIKRESFPGIGYIAIALALGFVAYGLSIFMYVRAQNVLGAAKTSAYYAVNPLIGALLAFVFLSESLSWMYVIALIVMVIGSALVVVDTFIRQHDHEHQHTFTHSHGGSTHTHTVRHSHVHKHYLTEEKHRHRHSIEELECLAEEKIGKSK, encoded by the coding sequence ATGGAGAAAAATAAGCTCAAAGCAATTATGTTTGCCTTTCTGGCAGCTGTTTTTTATGCCATAAATGTACCGATATCAAAGGTTCTTTTGCAGTATGTGGGCCCGACTACAATGGCAGCATTGCTGTATCTCGGTGCTGGGATTGGTATTGGTATGATGTCACTCTTTAATAAGAAGGACAGGGAGAAAGCTGAGAGCCTGACAAAAGCAGAACTTCCCTATATTGTCGGAATGATTGTTCTCGATATTGCTGCACCGATTTTTCTGATGCTTGGAATCAGCTATGGTTCCTCTGCCAATGCCTCGCTTCTCGGGAATTTTGAAATTGTGGCGACGACGGTCATTGCACTGATTCTCTTTAAAGAAGCTGTAACCAAAAGATTATGGCTGGCCATTGGACTAATCACCCTGTCAAGTATCCTGCTGTCGTTTGAAGGAACAGATAGCTTTCATTTCTCTTATGGTTCTTTGCTGGTGATCATGGCTACCGTTTGCTGGGGACTTGAAAATAACTGCACTAGAGAACTATCATCAAAGAGCACCTATCAAATTGTGATGCTAAAAGGCCTATGCTCTGGTCTTGGCGCTCTGGTCATTGCTCTGATAAAAAGAGAGTCCTTTCCAGGAATCGGCTATATCGCCATTGCCTTGGCTTTAGGTTTTGTGGCTTACGGACTCAGCATTTTCATGTATGTGAGAGCCCAGAATGTTCTCGGAGCAGCTAAAACCAGTGCCTATTATGCTGTCAATCCCTTGATCGGAGCTCTCCTTGCTTTTGTATTTTTAAGTGAATCCTTATCCTGGATGTATGTGATCGCCTTGATCGTGATGGTCATTGGTTCTGCTTTAGTGGTAGTCGATACGTTTATTCGCCAACATGACCATGAGCACCAGCATACATTCACGCATAGCCATGGCGGAAGTACCCATACGCATACGGTAAGGCATTCGCATGTCCACAAGCATTATCTAACAGAAGAGAAGCACAGGCATCGTCATTCTATCGAGGAACTAGAGTGTCTAGCAGAGGAAAAGATAGGTAAAAGCAAATAG
- a CDS encoding helix-turn-helix transcriptional regulator, whose amino-acid sequence MNRVKEYRVNLGLSQLALAKSIGVSRQTINMIENGKYNPSLDLCINLAKELGTDLNSLFWRIDDDE is encoded by the coding sequence GTGAACCGAGTGAAAGAATACAGAGTCAATCTTGGTCTTTCTCAATTGGCTTTGGCAAAAAGTATAGGAGTATCCAGGCAAACGATTAATATGATTGAGAATGGGAAATATAACCCTTCCTTAGATCTCTGTATCAATCTAGCAAAAGAGCTTGGGACGGATTTGAATTCTTTATTTTGGAGGATAGATGATGATGAATAA
- a CDS encoding GNAT family N-acetyltransferase, translated as MNRIVDEQITLIPYYRNDDISLLWYQDSEICKQVDNTDQIYSLTKLHKMYDYLTSHGSCYYIQYEGVLVGDVTLQDNSELSIVISKEYQNLQIGRRCISEMIQLAKEKEMVKVTAQIYPFNTQSQRMFLALGFQKVDEKWYEYKLI; from the coding sequence ATGAATAGAATAGTAGACGAACAGATCACTCTTATTCCTTATTATAGGAATGATGACATTTCCCTTCTTTGGTATCAAGATAGTGAGATTTGCAAACAAGTGGATAATACTGATCAGATTTACAGTCTAACAAAACTTCATAAAATGTATGATTACCTAACTTCACATGGTTCTTGCTATTATATCCAATATGAGGGAGTGTTAGTTGGAGATGTGACACTTCAAGATAACTCGGAACTTTCTATAGTGATCAGCAAAGAGTATCAGAATTTACAGATCGGAAGACGATGTATTTCTGAAATGATACAGCTGGCCAAAGAGAAAGAAATGGTTAAGGTAACTGCTCAAATTTATCCTTTTAATACTCAAAGTCAAAGAATGTTTTTGGCTTTGGGATTTCAGAAAGTAGATGAAAAGTGGTATGAATATAAGTTGATTTAG
- a CDS encoding aminoglycoside phosphotransferase family protein gives MNFISKIAINKGWSDDKKYCVTDQNQQKYFLRVSDKEKLDSKKFEFEMMEKVASLGVPMCKPISIELCDDEVHSLHEWIDGNDARETILTVSKEQQYTYGVEVGRILQKIHSLPITEVREDWEVFYNRKIDDKISKYKECPVQYENGQIFIDFLRANRELLKDRPQVFQHGDYHIGNFMIGEDGEIYVIDFDRFDLGDPWEEFNRIVWSAQVSPSFASGMIDGYFDHKVPDLFWKLLAIYILNNLVGALPWAVPYGAEEIAVMQHQAKEILEWYDDMKQIIPSWYLTKKTAE, from the coding sequence ATGAATTTTATTAGTAAGATAGCCATAAATAAAGGCTGGTCAGATGATAAAAAATATTGTGTGACAGATCAAAATCAGCAAAAATATTTCTTGCGTGTTTCTGATAAGGAGAAGTTAGATTCTAAAAAATTTGAATTTGAAATGATGGAGAAGGTGGCTTCTCTTGGAGTTCCGATGTGTAAACCGATTAGCATAGAACTCTGCGATGACGAAGTGCATTCTTTACACGAATGGATAGACGGGAATGATGCAAGAGAAACCATTTTAACTGTTTCGAAAGAACAACAATACACTTACGGAGTAGAAGTAGGAAGAATCCTTCAAAAAATTCATTCACTCCCTATTACAGAAGTTCGTGAAGATTGGGAGGTCTTTTATAATCGAAAAATTGATGACAAAATCTCCAAATACAAAGAATGTCCCGTTCAATACGAAAATGGTCAGATTTTTATTGATTTTTTAAGAGCAAATCGAGAATTGTTAAAAGATAGACCTCAGGTTTTCCAACATGGAGATTATCATATCGGGAATTTCATGATTGGTGAAGATGGAGAAATTTATGTCATTGACTTTGATCGATTTGATCTTGGAGATCCTTGGGAGGAATTCAATCGTATTGTATGGTCTGCTCAAGTCTCTCCCTCTTTTGCGTCTGGTATGATAGATGGATATTTTGATCATAAAGTTCCGGATTTATTTTGGAAGCTTCTCGCTATCTATATTCTAAATAACCTAGTTGGTGCTCTGCCATGGGCTGTACCATACGGAGCTGAAGAAATAGCAGTAATGCAACATCAAGCTAAGGAAATTTTAGAATGGTATGATGATATGAAGCAAATCATTCCTAGTTGGTACTTGACAAAGAAGACGGCTGAATAA
- a CDS encoding Type 1 glutamine amidotransferase-like domain-containing protein → MEAQIFLMGGNPPIKNHTIVNRIVSSRKIERIIIFTVFRENWEPYMKKYTEVFQSLFSNLNTDYLLLDIEQINFGSYLDADVIIIGGGNTEKYLATYDNQQFKNYIDRMLNKGAKVMGFSAGALLLGEKVYVSPNDNPDHQIKIKNGLGLFSQFLISVHYDSWNDKANKDRAEELVDVPIIPLNDHSCLVLDKLGNIIEKID, encoded by the coding sequence ATGGAAGCACAAATTTTTTTGATGGGTGGAAATCCGCCGATAAAGAACCATACGATTGTTAATAGAATTGTGTCATCAAGGAAGATCGAAAGAATTATCATTTTTACAGTTTTTCGAGAAAATTGGGAACCGTATATGAAAAAGTACACGGAAGTTTTCCAAAGCCTTTTTTCTAACCTAAACACTGATTACTTACTCTTGGACATTGAGCAGATTAATTTTGGTAGCTATCTAGATGCTGATGTCATCATCATCGGTGGTGGAAATACGGAAAAGTATTTAGCTACTTACGACAATCAGCAGTTCAAAAATTATATCGATCGTATGCTGAATAAAGGTGCGAAAGTTATGGGATTTTCTGCAGGAGCCCTATTATTAGGAGAAAAAGTCTATGTCTCACCTAATGATAATCCAGATCATCAGATAAAGATTAAAAATGGATTGGGACTTTTTAGTCAGTTTTTAATTAGTGTCCATTATGATTCATGGAATGATAAAGCTAATAAGGATAGAGCTGAAGAACTTGTTGATGTTCCCATAATTCCACTAAATGATCATTCCTGTCTTGTATTGGATAAACTTGGAAACATCATAGAGAAAATTGACTAA
- a CDS encoding DUF3278 domain-containing protein, whose amino-acid sequence MMMNKNWQLKCVKAFYDITGELDEYKEKELSTFGNNMYMIFMMGIILGFLLSFMFTTDCVSVITFLVFCYSLYQQEQVIHRLELDIYEVSEDEVGEAKKKMLKRTFLQTLIVMGLAIFVAIGLWRTGLLQENKISFEMYFTFIFPLVIGLITMISFLSNFIANRRKIKVIRD is encoded by the coding sequence ATGATGATGAATAAAAACTGGCAATTGAAATGTGTGAAAGCCTTCTACGATATTACAGGTGAGCTTGACGAATACAAGGAAAAAGAATTGAGTACCTTTGGGAACAACATGTACATGATCTTTATGATGGGGATTATCCTTGGATTCCTGCTCAGTTTCATGTTCACTACGGATTGTGTCAGTGTGATCACGTTTTTAGTATTTTGCTACTCCCTGTACCAACAAGAGCAAGTGATTCATCGTTTGGAACTCGACATCTATGAGGTTTCAGAAGATGAAGTAGGAGAGGCAAAGAAAAAGATGCTAAAAAGAACTTTCCTTCAAACCTTGATTGTGATGGGACTAGCTATTTTTGTTGCGATTGGTCTTTGGAGAACAGGATTGCTACAAGAAAATAAGATAAGCTTTGAAATGTATTTCACTTTTATTTTCCCTCTTGTCATTGGGCTGATTACCATGATTAGTTTCTTGAGTAATTTCATTGCAAATAGAAGAAAAATCAAAGTGATCCGGGATTAG